A genomic segment from Thermococcus sp. encodes:
- a CDS encoding ATP-binding protein: MVCKKFFTTKPVMEEECLWGAEHRKAVDSLLGAVLRGNASLLLGPRRVGKTSVVSVMAEKLRKRRGYHYIYFNFSRFLGAKAISIADIEPKRSSLKLITTSKSYTLSLKGLSIEVRKTSIEEFSSDFSALVRVLSQNAKLGVLIFDEAQVLARLKNLDFRGLLQEITDSYPNISLVFTGSMPGMLMGYLNPDSEKPNFMRSAEVFTLRRWTPEEGTEYLKKGFESYGIAVKDELELLRAVKELGGVPGFIAYYGLTAVNLLRGGKSAEEALPLALEESRKYALDEWKRDIKAFLNVYSSPIYVAVLKVLANAYPSALRGAEVYRELEKLGAAPRRIQHVYKYLETLEKAGFIRSSGKKYWIEDPLLREAVRYFNP; encoded by the coding sequence ATGGTATGTAAAAAGTTCTTCACGACCAAGCCGGTTATGGAGGAGGAGTGCCTCTGGGGAGCTGAGCATAGAAAGGCCGTTGATTCCCTTTTAGGTGCAGTCCTCAGGGGGAACGCCTCCCTCCTGCTCGGGCCAAGGCGCGTTGGGAAGACGAGCGTCGTGAGTGTCATGGCGGAAAAGCTCAGAAAGCGGAGGGGATACCACTACATCTACTTCAACTTCTCCCGCTTCCTTGGAGCAAAAGCCATCTCAATAGCCGATATAGAGCCGAAGAGGAGTTCCCTGAAGCTCATAACAACCAGCAAGAGCTACACACTGTCCTTGAAGGGGCTGAGCATCGAGGTCAGGAAGACCAGCATCGAGGAGTTCTCCTCGGACTTTTCGGCCCTTGTGAGGGTTCTCTCTCAAAACGCGAAGCTCGGCGTGCTCATCTTCGACGAGGCCCAGGTGCTGGCGAGGCTGAAGAACCTCGACTTCCGCGGTCTGCTCCAGGAGATAACCGACAGCTATCCAAACATCTCCCTCGTCTTCACTGGATCAATGCCCGGGATGCTAATGGGCTACCTCAACCCCGATTCGGAGAAGCCGAACTTCATGCGCTCGGCGGAGGTATTCACTCTCCGTCGCTGGACTCCTGAGGAAGGCACGGAATACCTTAAGAAGGGCTTTGAAAGCTATGGAATAGCTGTAAAGGACGAGCTGGAGCTTTTGAGGGCGGTGAAAGAGCTTGGAGGAGTCCCGGGCTTCATAGCTTACTACGGCTTAACCGCTGTGAACCTCCTCCGCGGGGGAAAGAGCGCGGAAGAAGCCCTTCCTTTGGCTCTTGAGGAGAGCAGGAAATACGCGCTCGACGAGTGGAAGAGGGACATAAAGGCTTTCCTGAACGTTTACAGCAGTCCGATCTACGTGGCCGTCCTTAAAGTGCTGGCGAATGCCTATCCCAGCGCGCTGAGGGGGGCTGAGGTTTACAGGGAGTTGGAGAAGCTTGGAGCAGCGCCAAGGAGGATTCAGCACGTTTACAAGTACCTGGAGACCCTTGAGAAGGCCGGCTTCATACGCTCCTCCGGGAAAAAGTACTGGATCGAAGACCCGCTCCTTCGCGAGGCGGTTAGGTATTTCAACCCCTGA